One stretch of Halalkalicoccus sp. NIPERK01 DNA includes these proteins:
- a CDS encoding ABC transporter permease: protein MNPREALSMSLRAIRGHPLRSGLTALGVLIGVAAVIVFVILGASLQAAVIGEVGGEDAERIYVWNGPEDAQGPPGAGARAVFTEDDIDRLHAIEGVDGVAPYASVDANGFEHGGDTIAGGDAVATGPEYFTDDAIAEGRAFESGENEVVLTPLAAEAFEEDVAVGDRVTITFDDGSEAEMTVVGILDGSGPRSPFDGFGEDARVYVPADPFHGTTTETADGDQRVYPYVVVTADSPKSVDGVEEAVRTYLEDESDASEALPATFVVETQTNEDLLEQVNDLLATLTGFITGVALISLLVGSIGIANVMLVSVTERTREIGIMKTVGARNRDVLQLFLTEAAILGMLGAAAGALVGFAGGYVATRLLEFPFVAPLEWAVVAVVTGVLVGALAGLYPAWNAARTDPIDALRYE from the coding sequence GTGAACCCCCGAGAGGCGCTCTCGATGAGCCTGCGGGCGATCAGGGGCCACCCCCTCAGGTCGGGGCTGACGGCGCTGGGCGTGTTGATCGGCGTCGCCGCCGTGATCGTCTTCGTGATCCTCGGGGCGAGCCTCCAGGCGGCGGTGATCGGCGAGGTCGGCGGCGAGGACGCCGAGCGAATCTACGTCTGGAACGGCCCCGAGGACGCGCAGGGCCCGCCCGGCGCCGGCGCGCGTGCCGTGTTCACCGAGGACGACATCGACCGACTGCACGCGATCGAGGGCGTCGACGGGGTGGCCCCCTACGCCTCGGTCGACGCGAACGGGTTCGAACACGGGGGCGATACGATCGCGGGCGGCGACGCCGTCGCCACCGGTCCCGAGTACTTCACCGACGACGCGATCGCCGAGGGCCGGGCGTTCGAGTCCGGCGAGAACGAGGTCGTTCTGACGCCGCTCGCCGCGGAGGCGTTCGAGGAAGACGTCGCCGTCGGGGACCGGGTGACGATCACGTTCGATGACGGCTCCGAGGCCGAGATGACCGTCGTCGGGATCCTCGACGGGTCGGGGCCCCGGAGCCCGTTCGACGGGTTCGGCGAGGACGCCCGCGTCTACGTTCCCGCCGATCCGTTTCACGGAACGACGACCGAGACCGCCGACGGCGACCAGCGCGTCTACCCGTACGTGGTCGTGACCGCCGACAGCCCGAAGAGCGTCGACGGCGTCGAGGAGGCGGTCAGGACCTATCTAGAAGACGAATCGGACGCGAGCGAGGCGCTCCCGGCGACGTTCGTCGTCGAGACCCAGACCAACGAGGACCTCCTCGAACAGGTGAACGACCTGCTCGCGACGCTGACGGGCTTCATCACGGGGGTCGCGCTCATCTCGCTGCTCGTCGGGTCGATCGGGATCGCCAACGTCATGCTCGTCAGCGTCACCGAGCGCACCCGCGAGATCGGGATCATGAAGACCGTCGGCGCCCGGAACCGCGACGTCCTCCAGCTGTTCCTGACCGAGGCCGCCATCCTCGGGATGCTGGGTGCGGCGGCGGGCGCGCTCGTCGGGTTCGCGGGCGGCTACGTGGCGACGCGCCTCCTCGAGTTCCCGTTCGTCGCGCCGCTCGAGTGGGCGGTCGTCGCGGTCGTCACCGGCGTCCTCGTGGGGGCGCTCGCCGGGCTCTACCCGGCGTGGAACGCCGCCCGGACCGACCCGATCGACGCGCTTCGCTACGAGTGA
- a CDS encoding ORC1-type DNA replication protein, producing the protein MVDDSEEGMLSWDESVFRDERVFEIDYLPETFEHRDTQLQSLQYALRPAVRGSRPLNALVQGPPGTGKTTAVQKLFAELSGHSGVRTVHVNCQVDSTRYAVFSRLFEGIFEYEPPSSGVSFKKLFGQVADRLVEAEEVLVVALDDVNYLFYENEASDTLYSLLRAHEAHPGTRIGVIVVSSDLALDTIEELDSRVQSVFRPEEVYFPVYDAGEIVDILAERVDRGFHDGVVSPTVLDRVAELTAESGDLRVGIDLLRRAGLNAEMRASRTVTTEDVEEAYEQSKYVHLSRSLRGLSGSEAALVRVLVDHDGEQAGDVYEAFAEETDLGYTRYSEIVNKLDRLGIVETSYDGMEGRGRSRQLSLAYDPGAILDRLE; encoded by the coding sequence ATGGTCGACGACTCCGAGGAGGGGATGCTGTCGTGGGACGAGTCCGTCTTCCGGGACGAACGCGTCTTCGAGATCGACTACCTGCCCGAGACGTTCGAGCACCGCGATACGCAGTTACAAAGCCTCCAGTACGCCCTGCGGCCCGCCGTGCGGGGCTCGCGCCCGCTGAACGCGCTCGTCCAGGGCCCGCCCGGCACCGGCAAGACCACGGCGGTACAGAAGCTGTTCGCCGAGCTCTCGGGGCACTCGGGCGTGCGAACCGTCCACGTCAACTGCCAGGTCGACTCGACCCGATACGCGGTGTTTTCCAGACTGTTCGAGGGGATCTTCGAGTACGAACCGCCCTCTAGCGGGGTGTCGTTCAAGAAGCTGTTCGGCCAGGTCGCAGACAGGCTCGTCGAGGCAGAGGAGGTGCTCGTGGTCGCCTTGGACGACGTGAACTACCTCTTCTACGAGAACGAGGCCTCGGATACCCTCTACTCCCTGTTGCGTGCCCACGAGGCCCACCCCGGAACGCGGATCGGCGTGATCGTCGTCTCCTCGGATCTGGCGCTCGACACGATCGAGGAGCTCGATTCGCGGGTGCAGAGCGTCTTCCGCCCCGAGGAGGTCTACTTTCCGGTGTACGACGCCGGCGAGATCGTCGACATCCTCGCCGAACGCGTCGACCGCGGCTTTCACGACGGCGTCGTCTCCCCGACGGTGCTCGACCGGGTCGCCGAGCTCACCGCCGAGAGCGGCGATTTACGTGTGGGAATCGACCTGCTTCGCCGGGCGGGACTGAACGCCGAGATGCGCGCGAGCCGCACGGTCACCACGGAGGACGTCGAGGAGGCCTACGAGCAGTCGAAGTACGTCCACCTCTCGCGCAGCCTGCGGGGGCTCTCGGGAAGCGAGGCGGCGCTGGTTCGCGTGTTGGTCGACCACGACGGCGAGCAGGCGGGCGACGTCTACGAGGCGTTCGCCGAGGAGACGGATCTGGGCTACACCCGCTACTCGGAGATTGTCAACAAACTCGACCGGCTCGGGATCGTCGAGACCTCCTACGACGGGATGGAGGGCCGGGGCCGCTCGCGACAGCTCTCGCTGGCGTACGATCCCGGGGCGATCCTCGACCGCCTCGAGTGA
- a CDS encoding helix-hairpin-helix domain-containing protein, protein MEFESIPGVGAKTASALAEVEDAERALREGDVAALAGAPGISEGRAARIARGAIRREHDDSSRLLRTDRAREIHRELLALLQDRAVTSYAKRRLETFYPSAARSRIEEVRGFAERALEREPDPEVREALAGVEPLEAPREVRVRERCLVTSDAETLAAAREAIPELPVEVVEDARGLADLARGYSTVIALDEAFTGVEVEGDVRVRPDALSDPAEVVPERTLSFFAANRASIRAAIAVHRAAGLDPPCDLAALDDALSRLGPDGEVKDDAELERLTRAVDDLDASVHTAESVANDSLKNSIEKRDVTIEGTDLLSLAERGAGIDSLLSRELADEYAAAVEAAREHLIDALALDSGESEIARDAFPEEPTFPVEHDESVVGRLREELVAAKERRAMRGKRELAADLADLREPAEALVRAALDLDVELALSRFSREFDCTMPDFSGVGIEIEGGRSPLLSEPLEAIEPVDYSVSGVTLLSGVNSGGKTSTLDLVCAVVILAQMGLPVPADRVRLERFSEVHYHAKTQGTLDAGAFEGTVKEFAGLASGGEGRLVLVDELESITEPGASAKIIAGILEALCETDTTAIFVSHLAREIRTAADCEIRVDGIEAVGLVDGDLVVNRSPVRDHLARSTPELIVEKLAREEGTAIYDRLLGKFES, encoded by the coding sequence ATGGAGTTCGAGTCGATCCCCGGCGTGGGCGCGAAGACCGCGAGCGCGCTCGCCGAGGTCGAGGACGCCGAACGAGCGCTCCGCGAGGGCGACGTCGCCGCCCTCGCGGGCGCGCCGGGGATCAGCGAGGGCCGGGCCGCTCGGATCGCCCGCGGCGCGATCCGGCGCGAACACGACGATTCGAGCCGGCTGTTGCGGACCGACCGCGCCCGCGAGATCCACCGCGAACTGCTCGCCCTGCTCCAGGACCGGGCGGTCACCTCCTATGCGAAACGCCGCCTCGAGACGTTCTACCCGAGCGCCGCACGATCGAGAATCGAGGAGGTACGGGGGTTCGCCGAGCGCGCGCTCGAACGCGAGCCCGACCCCGAGGTGCGCGAGGCGCTCGCGGGGGTCGAACCCCTCGAAGCGCCGCGCGAGGTCCGGGTCCGGGAGCGGTGTCTGGTCACGAGCGACGCGGAGACCCTCGCGGCGGCACGAGAGGCGATCCCCGAACTCCCCGTGGAGGTCGTCGAGGATGCCCGCGGGCTGGCCGACCTCGCGCGCGGCTACTCGACGGTGATCGCGCTCGACGAGGCCTTCACCGGCGTCGAGGTGGAGGGCGACGTTCGGGTCAGGCCCGACGCCCTCTCCGATCCCGCCGAGGTCGTTCCCGAACGAACCCTCTCGTTTTTCGCCGCCAATCGGGCGTCGATCCGCGCGGCGATCGCCGTCCACCGCGCCGCCGGCCTCGATCCACCCTGCGATCTGGCGGCACTCGACGACGCGCTCTCCCGTCTGGGCCCCGACGGCGAGGTGAAAGACGACGCCGAACTCGAACGGCTCACCCGCGCCGTCGACGATCTCGACGCGAGCGTCCACACCGCCGAGAGCGTCGCCAACGATTCTCTCAAGAACTCGATCGAGAAACGCGACGTGACCATCGAGGGCACGGACCTGCTCTCGCTCGCCGAGCGGGGCGCGGGCATCGACTCGCTGCTCTCGCGGGAACTCGCCGACGAGTACGCCGCCGCCGTCGAGGCGGCCCGCGAGCACCTGATCGACGCGCTCGCGCTCGATTCCGGCGAGAGCGAGATCGCTCGGGACGCCTTCCCCGAGGAGCCGACGTTTCCGGTCGAGCACGACGAGAGCGTGGTGGGTCGCCTGCGCGAGGAACTGGTCGCCGCGAAGGAGCGCCGGGCGATGCGGGGGAAGCGCGAACTCGCCGCCGACCTCGCGGACCTGCGCGAACCGGCCGAGGCGCTGGTCCGGGCCGCCCTCGACCTGGACGTCGAACTCGCGCTCTCGCGCTTCTCCCGCGAGTTCGACTGTACAATGCCCGACTTTTCCGGGGTGGGAATCGAGATCGAGGGCGGGCGCTCGCCGCTGCTTTCCGAACCCCTCGAGGCGATCGAGCCCGTCGACTACTCGGTCTCGGGGGTGACGCTGCTCTCGGGGGTAAACAGCGGCGGGAAGACCTCGACGCTGGATCTGGTCTGCGCCGTCGTGATCCTCGCGCAGATGGGCCTCCCCGTCCCCGCCGATCGCGTCCGCCTCGAACGGTTCTCGGAGGTCCACTACCACGCGAAGACCCAGGGCACGCTCGACGCGGGGGCGTTCGAGGGCACCGTCAAGGAGTTCGCCGGCCTCGCCTCGGGGGGCGAGGGACGGCTGGTGCTGGTCGACGAACTCGAGAGCATCACCGAACCCGGCGCGAGCGCGAAGATCATCGCCGGCATCCTCGAGGCGCTCTGTGAGACCGATACCACGGCGATCTTCGTCTCCCATCTCGCCCGCGAGATCCGCACCGCTGCGGACTGCGAGATCCGCGTCGACGGGATCGAGGCGGTCGGACTGGTGGACGGCGACCTGGTGGTGAACCGCTCGCCGGTGCGGGATCATCTCGCCCGGTCGACGCCGGAGCTGATCGTCGAGAAACTCGCCCGCGAGGAGGGGACGGCCATCTACGACCGCCTGCTCGGGAAGTTCGAGTCATGA
- the larE gene encoding ATP-dependent sacrificial sulfur transferase LarE, which yields MSAEEKLAAAREELAGEEGVLVAFSGGVDSSAVAAIAHDALGEDAVACTAKSETLPEAELADARRVAEEIGIRHEVVEFSELDDPEFVKNDGDRCYHCRSMRLGRMFERAEELGIPVVCDGTNADDPGEGHRPGLQAVAELDARSPLLDHGITKAEVREIADMYDLSVADKPSMACLSSRIPTGIEVTEERLTRVDKAEALLRGWGFSQFRVRDHDGLARIEIAPEELEEALDIEFVRATRAHMKDLGFEHVTLDLHGYRTGSVSPEGEAESTAEADLLDAQYPTAE from the coding sequence ATGTCCGCAGAGGAGAAACTGGCCGCCGCCCGCGAGGAGCTCGCCGGCGAGGAGGGGGTGCTCGTCGCCTTCTCGGGCGGGGTGGACTCGAGCGCCGTCGCCGCCATCGCCCACGACGCGCTCGGGGAGGACGCGGTCGCGTGCACCGCCAAGAGCGAGACGCTGCCCGAGGCGGAACTCGCGGACGCCAGACGGGTCGCCGAGGAGATCGGCATTCGCCACGAGGTCGTGGAGTTCTCCGAACTGGACGACCCCGAGTTCGTCAAGAACGACGGCGACCGCTGCTATCACTGCCGGTCGATGCGACTCGGGAGGATGTTCGAGAGGGCGGAGGAACTCGGGATTCCAGTGGTGTGCGACGGAACGAACGCCGACGACCCCGGCGAGGGCCACCGGCCGGGCCTGCAGGCGGTCGCCGAACTCGACGCCCGGTCGCCGCTTCTCGACCACGGGATCACCAAGGCCGAGGTGCGCGAGATCGCCGATATGTATGACCTCTCCGTGGCCGACAAGCCCTCGATGGCCTGTCTCTCCTCGCGGATTCCGACCGGGATCGAGGTCACCGAGGAACGGCTCACGCGGGTCGACAAGGCCGAAGCCCTCCTTCGAGGGTGGGGCTTCTCGCAGTTCCGGGTGCGCGATCACGACGGCCTCGCACGCATCGAGATCGCGCCCGAGGAGCTAGAGGAGGCCCTCGACATCGAGTTCGTCCGGGCGACCCGCGCCCACATGAAGGACCTCGGGTTCGAGCACGTCACCCTCGACCTGCACGGCTACCGGACGGGGAGCGTCAGCCCCGAGGGGGAGGCGGAATCGACCGCGGAAGCGGACCTGCTCGACGCGCAGTACCCCACGGCGGAGTAG
- a CDS encoding DUF502 domain-containing protein, translating to MSTWKRDMASGLIVLVPIIVTVWVVYWLFRFIANLPLTQTIGNPALRVFITLVVFVLLVFAVGYLMRTAIGSLVEAGIDAVMNSVPGLRVVYNASKMAVETALTGTSDLQTPVKVETWHDIRMTAFKTGREAPDGRKLLFLPTAPNITSGFVIEVAEEDVIETDETVEEALTRILSAGFGERDENPAGIPIDVVEERREADAEERPATD from the coding sequence ATGTCGACCTGGAAGCGGGACATGGCGAGCGGGCTGATCGTCCTCGTCCCGATCATCGTCACCGTCTGGGTGGTCTACTGGCTCTTTCGCTTCATCGCCAACCTCCCGCTGACCCAGACCATCGGCAACCCCGCGCTTCGCGTGTTCATCACGCTCGTCGTCTTCGTCCTCCTCGTCTTCGCCGTCGGCTACCTGATGCGCACGGCGATCGGCTCGCTCGTCGAGGCCGGGATCGACGCCGTCATGAACAGCGTGCCGGGCCTGCGCGTGGTCTACAACGCCTCGAAGATGGCCGTCGAGACCGCGCTGACCGGGACGAGCGACCTCCAGACCCCCGTGAAGGTCGAGACGTGGCACGACATCCGGATGACGGCGTTCAAGACCGGCCGCGAGGCGCCCGACGGCCGGAAACTCCTCTTCTTACCGACCGCGCCCAACATCACCAGCGGGTTCGTCATCGAGGTCGCGGAGGAGGACGTCATCGAGACCGACGAAACGGTCGAGGAGGCGCTGACGCGCATCCTGAGCGCCGGCTTCGGCGAGCGCGACGAGAACCCCGCGGGGATCCCGATCGACGTCGTCGAGGAGCGACGCGAGGCCGACGCCGAGGAGCGCCCGGCGACCGACTGA
- a CDS encoding proline dehydrogenase family protein, which translates to MLPPIARRFVAGETPATALEHARECNSRNVKVILNLLGEHYDDPVEADDDARAYAALLADLADAGVDACISIKPTQIGLGVSEARFRDNLRGIVDVADEHDRFVWLDMEDHTTTDATLDAFEEFVEARGGGMGVCLQANLKRTRDDVERFADVPGKIRLVKGAYDEPPAIAHKGRERVNELYEEYLEYMFEAYDGGIAVGSHDPVMIDRARELHDTHGTPFEIQMLMGVREDAQTDLAREYEVWQYAPYGGKWLSYFYRRLMERKENAGFALRAVLGR; encoded by the coding sequence ATGCTCCCGCCGATCGCACGCCGCTTCGTCGCCGGGGAGACCCCCGCGACCGCCCTCGAACACGCCCGAGAGTGCAACAGTCGGAACGTCAAGGTCATCCTCAACCTGCTCGGCGAGCACTACGACGACCCGGTCGAGGCCGACGACGACGCCCGGGCCTACGCCGCGCTGCTCGCCGACCTCGCCGACGCGGGGGTAGACGCCTGTATCTCGATCAAGCCCACGCAGATCGGCCTCGGCGTGAGCGAGGCCCGGTTCCGCGACAACCTCCGGGGGATCGTCGACGTGGCGGACGAACACGACCGGTTCGTCTGGCTCGACATGGAGGACCACACCACCACGGACGCGACGCTCGACGCCTTCGAGGAGTTCGTCGAGGCTCGAGGAGGGGGGATGGGCGTCTGCCTGCAGGCGAACCTCAAACGCACCCGCGACGACGTCGAGCGCTTCGCCGACGTCCCCGGGAAGATACGGCTGGTCAAGGGCGCGTACGACGAACCGCCCGCGATCGCTCACAAGGGCAGGGAGCGCGTCAACGAACTCTACGAGGAGTACCTCGAGTACATGTTCGAGGCCTACGACGGCGGGATCGCGGTCGGCAGCCACGACCCCGTGATGATCGACCGGGCGCGCGAACTCCACGATACTCACGGAACGCCCTTCGAGATCCAGATGCTGATGGGGGTGCGAGAGGACGCCCAGACCGACCTCGCGCGCGAGTACGAGGTCTGGCAGTACGCGCCCTACGGCGGGAAGTGGCTCTCGTATTTCTACCGCCGACTGATGGAGAGAAAGGAAAACGCAGGGTTCGCGCTACGGGCGGTTCTGGGCCGATGA
- a CDS encoding CDP-2,3-bis-(O-geranylgeranyl)-sn-glycerol synthase yields MGPLELLVVAFWVMLPAYVPNNAAVLAGGGAPIDGGRTWKGRRILGDGKTWRGTIVGTLVGVGVAYVLNVFQPTAVSALGFSVPTFPLAAMITLPLGAMLGDMTASFVKRRTGRNRGAPLPGVDQLDFAVMALALTAIVAWEWFVAVFTVALLVVVLIVTPVLHVVTNVLAYLFGFKHEPW; encoded by the coding sequence ATGGGTCCGCTCGAACTCCTCGTCGTCGCCTTCTGGGTGATGCTGCCCGCCTACGTCCCGAACAACGCCGCCGTCCTCGCGGGCGGGGGCGCGCCGATCGACGGCGGCCGAACGTGGAAGGGGCGGCGGATCCTCGGCGACGGGAAGACCTGGCGCGGGACGATCGTCGGCACGCTCGTCGGCGTGGGGGTCGCCTACGTGCTCAACGTCTTCCAGCCGACGGCCGTCTCCGCGCTCGGGTTCTCGGTGCCGACGTTCCCGCTCGCGGCCATGATCACCCTCCCGCTGGGCGCGATGCTCGGCGACATGACCGCCTCGTTCGTCAAGCGCCGCACCGGACGGAACCGGGGCGCGCCGCTCCCGGGCGTCGACCAACTCGACTTCGCGGTGATGGCGCTCGCGTTGACCGCGATCGTCGCCTGGGAGTGGTTCGTGGCCGTCTTCACCGTCGCGCTGCTCGTGGTCGTGCTGATCGTCACGCCGGTCCTCCACGTCGTCACGAACGTGCTGGCGTACCTCTTCGGGTTCAAACACGAACCCTGGTAA